One Hemibagrus wyckioides isolate EC202008001 linkage group LG09, SWU_Hwy_1.0, whole genome shotgun sequence DNA segment encodes these proteins:
- the ccdc28a gene encoding coiled-coil domain-containing protein 28A, producing the protein MEERKMKRKSPRPSANQAAPPITVRNSGRTFGIATGTHSHQKTKFRRGARDKPKLQSQLSNQAATTQHSFLTDVSDVQEMEKGLLSLLNDFHSGKLQAFGNECSIDQMEHVREMQEKLARLHFDLNAEVDDMPEDQRKLACDTNMDKLLLNLEELSSSIQKLNLADNQDTPRSSSNI; encoded by the exons ATGGAGGAGAGGAAGATGAAACGGAAAAGTCCAAGACCCTCAGCCAACCAGGCTGCTCCTCCGATCACTGTCCGAAACTCCGGCAGGACTTTTGGCATCGCCACTGGTACCCACTCACACCAGAAGACGAAATTTCGCAG AGGTGCGAGAGATAAGCCGAAGCTACAGAGTCAGCTGAGTAACCAGGCTGCCACTACTCAGCATTCCTTCCTCACAGACGTGTCTGATGTGCAGGAGATGGAGAAAGGCTTGCTTAGTCTCCTCAATGACTTCCACTCTGGAAAACTTCAGGCCTTTG GTAATGAATGCTCTATTGATCAAATGGAGCATGTTCGAGAGATGCAGGAGAAACTCGCTCGACTACACTTTGACCTCAATGCAGAAGTGGATGACATGCCTGAGGACCAGCGCAAGCTTGCCTGCGACACCAATATGGACAAACTTCTACTGAAT CTGGAAGAGTTGAGTTCTTCGAT ACAAAAGCTAAACCTGGCTGATAACCAAGACACCCCAAGATCATCCTCCAACATATGA
- the LOC131359502 gene encoding synaptosomal-associated protein 23-like isoform X1 — MSKQPQSIELGAKVNPANFDSSKMADMTVEDMAMRANQVTDESLESTRRMLQMAEESKETGVKTMVMLDQQGEQLRRVEQGMDQINQDMRQAEKNLTDLSKCCGLCVCPCDRVRSIENDGRYKRTWGTGSETASTEGGNGGVVSSQPGSHHNGQATTSSGPYIKRVTNDAREDEMEENLEQVGSIIGNLKTMALDMGNEIDKQNKTIGRINDKADMNKARIDEANQRANKLL, encoded by the exons ATGAGCAAGCA ACCCCAGAGTATAGAACTTGGTGCCAAAGTCAATCCAGCCAATTTCGACAGCAGCAAGATGGCCGACATGACGGTGGAAGATATGGCAATGAGAGCAAACCAAGTGACTGACGAG TCTCTTGAGAGCACTAGACGGATGCTGCAGATGGCAGAAGAG aGCAAGGAGACAGGAGTTAAAACCATGGTCATGTTGGATCAGCAGGGAG AACAACTGCGTCGTGTGGAGCAGGGCATGGACCAGATCAATCAGGACATGAGGCAGGCTGAGAAGAACCTGACCGACCTGTCAAAGTgctgtggcctgtgtgtctgtccctGTGATAG AGTGAGGTCTATTGAGAATGATGGGCGGTACAAACGCACTTGGGGCACTGGAAGTGAAACTGCCAGCACAGAAGGAGGTAATGGAGGCGTGGTTTCCAGCCAACCAGGGAGCCACCACAATGGCCAGGCAACAACATCTTCCGGTCCCTATATCAAAAG AGTAACGAATGATGCACGTGAAGATGAGATGGAGGAGAACCTGGAACAGGTGGGCAGCATCATCGGGAATTTGAAGACCATGGCTCTGGACATGGGCAATGAGATCGACAAACAGAACAAGACCATCGGCCGCATTAATGATAAG GCTGACATGAATAAAGCTCGTATTGATGAAGCCAACCAGAGAGCCAACAAGCTCCTGTAG
- the LOC131359502 gene encoding synaptosomal-associated protein 23-like isoform X2 has product MADMTVEDMAMRANQVTDESLESTRRMLQMAEESKETGVKTMVMLDQQGEQLRRVEQGMDQINQDMRQAEKNLTDLSKCCGLCVCPCDRVRSIENDGRYKRTWGTGSETASTEGGNGGVVSSQPGSHHNGQATTSSGPYIKRVTNDAREDEMEENLEQVGSIIGNLKTMALDMGNEIDKQNKTIGRINDKADMNKARIDEANQRANKLL; this is encoded by the exons ATGGCCGACATGACGGTGGAAGATATGGCAATGAGAGCAAACCAAGTGACTGACGAG TCTCTTGAGAGCACTAGACGGATGCTGCAGATGGCAGAAGAG aGCAAGGAGACAGGAGTTAAAACCATGGTCATGTTGGATCAGCAGGGAG AACAACTGCGTCGTGTGGAGCAGGGCATGGACCAGATCAATCAGGACATGAGGCAGGCTGAGAAGAACCTGACCGACCTGTCAAAGTgctgtggcctgtgtgtctgtccctGTGATAG AGTGAGGTCTATTGAGAATGATGGGCGGTACAAACGCACTTGGGGCACTGGAAGTGAAACTGCCAGCACAGAAGGAGGTAATGGAGGCGTGGTTTCCAGCCAACCAGGGAGCCACCACAATGGCCAGGCAACAACATCTTCCGGTCCCTATATCAAAAG AGTAACGAATGATGCACGTGAAGATGAGATGGAGGAGAACCTGGAACAGGTGGGCAGCATCATCGGGAATTTGAAGACCATGGCTCTGGACATGGGCAATGAGATCGACAAACAGAACAAGACCATCGGCCGCATTAATGATAAG GCTGACATGAATAAAGCTCGTATTGATGAAGCCAACCAGAGAGCCAACAAGCTCCTGTAG
- the rin3 gene encoding ras and Rab interactor 3 isoform X1, producing MLSPAAATSPTVIPNPTTPSSLLSDGSSSPPSVASVQLVDISVTPTPVNPQKSTSPPLPLSPPCSIRKPSGSIPPPTSKPSVPPHHKAKAPKPTCPPLPAQQPSAIPKSSSKAPPRPSSKPLSPPLQRPPPPFTSKTPVVPSPPVQTQKSAHPSISILEKLIKTCPVWLQLGMNKERAIRILTKEQPGIFLVRRDLGQSLMVVSVRLPDQQGAPQVQDVPVKEERTMLYLKGSVLVFDNIFKLIAFYCVSRDILPFTLKLPQAIIKAFKYEDMEVISTLGVEFWGSELNSHIREDSSKSADCSVSSGNDHLWYINPISTEEYYNGLSPTSPTPMLRSQSINMPVQAPPKFKRPPPLPPRPITISEDSLMQVSAKPAREKFTSEESSLLLLSSPLPVVQKEEGSHCGYEKAEGTLLPTAEAETSNKQEAVSLSETTKQGSFAISHKSPPVPLRRWISDSQPTGEAQLEPSKEPVCASVAAETNEDPGAAVSLICLDDSCMDQWVSGQSGQSKTTQEEDLGDQLKISNGDSSVNMLPASDMKKPGAPVPPPRRKRISTITITQDTTNISEGVTQELSHITPQPAAMLHNLGINTDHPKVPDVSLFSPEGGVPQPDHDSYSTSSTEEDADPSPMGAFVKRTPTIMLDRAKQRLSMVNFSTVFTSFMSTDRKLQKRIVELARDGSTYFGNLVQDYRAFTLDTMRRHSSSTEMLQEIRQMMTQLKSYLIQSTELQNLQEPAAYSEEKLEIIIEASLYKCVLKPLREAIYNGLRDIHSRTGTLKMLKENQLILLGTTTTDLGVTTCVPDSPVLEKIQGKLSSLHQEYSPQKKIDLLLKTCKIIYESMSVGCPGKPHGADDFLPVLMYVLARSNMTALLLDVEYMMELMDPALQLGEGSYYLTTTYGALEHIKNYDKQAASRQLSLEIQDSIHRWERRRTLNKARASNSSVQDFITVSFLEACSNTRTLGVDPNTTARDLSAQCAEKFEVQDPESFCLSVLVDGQYRALTPEELPLTVKSTLHRSEPRKEYHFVYQRGRWPVQEPDKEIPHTPEPTHAQDESLI from the exons ATGCTGTCCCCGGCTGCTGCCACATCGCCTACTGTCATCCCCAATCCTACAACCCCGTCTTCTTTGCTTTCCGACGGttcttcctcaccaccgtctGTAGCATCGGTTCAATTGGTGGACATTTCAGTTACCCCAACGCCAGTAAATCCCCAAAAGTCCACCTCCCCTCCTTTGCCTCTCTCACCTCCTTGCTCAATTCGAAAACCCTCAGGTTCTATACCACCTCCCACCTCTAAACCCTCTGTCCCTCCTCATCACAAAGCAAAGGCTCCTAAGCCCACATGTCCACCTCTCCCAGCACAGCAGCCATCAGCAATCCCCAAATCTTCCTCTAAAGCCCCTCCACGACCAAGCTCCAAACCATTATCACCACCTCTTCAGAGGCCCCCTCCACCATTCACTTCAAAAACTCCTGTGGTACCATCTCCACCTGTCCAAACCCAGAAATCAGCCCATCCCAGCATTAGCATCTTGGAGAAGCTGATCAAGACATGTCCAGTTTGGCTACAACTGGGAATGAACAAGGAAAGAGCTATTCGTATACTCACCAAAGAGCAGCCTGGG ATCTTTTTAGTGCGGAGGGACCTTGGCCAGTCGTTGATGGTAGTATCAGTTCGTCTTCCAGACCAGCAGGGAGCTCCCCAGGTCCAGGATGTGCCTGTGAAAGAAGAAAGGACCA TGTTGTATCTTAAAGGCTCTGTCCTGGTTTTTGACAACATATTTAAACTCATTGCATTCTACTGTGTTAGCAG GGACATTCTACCCTTTACCTTGAAATTACCTCAGGCCATCATCAAGGCGTTTAAATACGAAGACATGGAAGTGATCTCCACACTAGGAGTAG AATTCTGGGGGTCAGAGCTGAATAGTCACATTCGGGAAGATTCGAGTAAATCTGCAGACTGCAGTGTCTCCTCTGGAAATGACCATCTTTGGTATATCAACCCCATCTCTACTGAGGAATACTATAACGGTTTGTCTCCCACTTCTCCTACACCAATGCTGAGGTCACAAAGCATTAACATGCCTGTTCAGGCTCCGCCAAAATTCAAGAGGCCGCCACCGCTACCTCCACGTCCAATTACCATTTCCGAAGATTCACTGATGCAAGTGTCAGCCAAGCCAGCAAGAGAGAAGTTCACGTCAGAGGAGTCTTCACTTCTGTTGCTAAGTTCTCCTTTGCCTGTGGTCCAAAAAGAGGAAGGAAGTCATTGTGGGTATGAAAAGGCAGAGGGAACTCTATTACCCACTGCCGAGGCAGAAACGTCGAACAAACAGGAGGCAGTTTCTCTCAGTGAAACGACTAAACAGGGTAGCTTTGCCATTTCACACAAGAGTCCCCCAGTCCCACTCCGACGCTGGATATCAGATAGCCAACCCACAGGAGAAGCCCAGCTGGAACCTTCAAAGGAACCTGTCTGTGCATCTGTAGCAGCAGAGACCAATGAGGATCCTGGTGCTGCCGTGTCTCTCATATGCCTTGATGACAGTTGCATGGACCAGTGGGTGAGTGGACAGTCTGGACAgtctaaaacaacacaagagGAAGATCTGGGTGATCAGTTGAAAATTTCAAATGGAGATTCCTCTGTGAACATGCTTCCAGCATCTGACATGAAGAAGCCTGGTGCACCAGTGCCACCTCCTAGGAGGAAACGTATATCCACAATCACGATTACCCAAGATACCACCAATATCTCTGAAGGTGTTACCCAAGAGCTCAGCCACATTACTCCACAGCCCGCTGCAATGCTTCATAACCTTGGAATCAATACAGACCACCCCAAAGTTCCGGATGTGTCATTATTTTCCCCCGAAGGAGGTGTTCCCCAGCCAGATCATGACTCCTACTCCACGAGCAGCACAGAGGAAGATGCAGATCCTAGCCCGATGGGTGCCTTTGTAAAAAGGACACCCACTATTATGCTAGACCGTGCTAAGCAACGGCTCTCCATGGTGAACTTCTCCACCGTCTTCACAAGCTTCATGAGTACTGACCGCAAGCTTCAGAAGCGGATTGTGGAACTTGCTAGAGATGGGAGCACATACTTTGGTAACCTGGTACAAGACTACCGTGCCTTTACGCTGGACACTATGAGGAGGCATTCCTCCAGTACAGAGATGCTCCAAGAGATCAGACAAATGATGACACAGCTTAAGAGTTATCTGATCCAAAGCACAGAGCTGCAGAACCTGCAAGAGCCAGCTGCTTATTCGGAGGAGAAACTTG AGATAATCATCGAGGCGTCACTTTATAAGTGTGTTCTGAAGCCCTTAAGAGAGGCAATATATAATGGGCTGAGGGACATCCACTCACGTACAGGCACTCTGAAGATGCTCAAGGAAAATCAGCTGATATTATTGGGCACCACCACCACAGATTTGGGTGTGACCACCTGTGTTCCTGACTCACCTGTCCTGGAGAAAATCCAAGGGAAATTGTCAAGCTTGCATCAGGAATACTCCCCACAGAAGAAAATCGACCTGCTCCTAAAGACTTGCAAGATCATATATGAGTCCATGTCTGTTGGCTGCCCAG GAAAGCCACATGGCGCAGACGACTTCCTGCCTGTACTGATGTACGTATTGGCTCGTAGTAACATGACTGCACTGCTGCTGGATGTGGAGTATATGATGGAACTGATGGACCCTGCTCTACAGCTTGGAGAAG GCTCATATTATCTAACCACCACATATGGTGCTCTGGAGCATATCAAAAACTACGATAAGCAGGCAGCTTCCAGGCAGCTGAGTTTGGAAATCCAGGACTCTATTCATCGTTGGGAACGTCGCCGTACTCTTAATAAGGCCCGTGCCTCAAACTCATCCGTACAG gattTCATCACTGTCTCTTTCTTGGAGGCATGTTCTAACACCAGGACTCTGGGGGTTGATCCCAACACCACGGCTCGGGACCTGAGTGCCCAGTGTGCAGAGAAGTTTGAAGTGCAGGATCCTGAATCTTTCTGTCTGAGTGTGCTAGTAGACGGCCAGTACCGAGCCCTGACTCCCGAGGAGTTACCACTCACTGTCAAATCCACCCTGCACCGCAGTGAGCCGCGCAAAGAATATCACTTTGTGTACCAGCGTGGACGCTGGCCAGTTCAGGAACCTGACAAGGAAATACCGCATACCCCTGAACCAACACATGCCCAGGACGAGAGTTTGATCTGA
- the rin3 gene encoding ras and Rab interactor 3 isoform X2 encodes MLSPAAATSPTVIPNPTTPSSLLSDGSSSPPSVASVQLVDISVTPTPVNPQKSTSPPLPLSPPCSIRKPSGSIPPPTSKPSVPPHHKAKAPKPTCPPLPAQQPSAIPKSSSKAPPRPSSKPLSPPLQRPPPPFTSKTPVVPSPPVQTQKSAHPSISILEKLIKTCPVWLQLGMNKERAIRILTKEQPGIFLVRRDLGQSLMVVSVRLPDQQGAPQVQDVPVKEERTMLYLKGSVLVFDNIFKLIAFYCVSRDILPFTLKLPQAIIKAFKYEDMEVISTLGVEFWGSELNSHIREDSSKSADCSVSSGNDHLWYINPISTEEYYNGLSPTSPTPMLRSQSINMPVQAPPKFKRPPPLPPRPITISEDSLMQVSAKPAREKFTSEESSLLLLSSPLPVVQKEEGSHCGYEKAEGTLLPTAEAETSNKQEAVSLSETTKQGSFAISHKSPPVPLRRWISDSQPTGEAQLEPSKEPVCASVAAETNEDPGAAVSLICLDDSCMDQWVSGQSGQSKTTQEEDLGDQLKISNGDSSVNMLPASDMKKPGAPVPPPRRKRISTITITQDTTNISEGVTQELSHITPQPAAMLHNLGINTDHPKVPDVSLFSPEGGVPQPDHDSYSTSSTEEDADPSPMGAFVKRTPTIMLDRAKQRLSMVNFSTVFTSFMSTDRKLQKRIVELARDGSTYFGNLVQDYRAFTLDTMRRHSSSTEMLQEIRQMMTQLKSYLIQSTELQNLQEPAAYSEEKLEIIIEASLYKCVLKPLREAIYNGLRDIHSRTGTLKMLKENQLILLGTTTTDLGVTTCVPDSPVLEKIQGKLSSLHQEYSPQKKIDLLLKTCKIIYESMSVGCPGKPHGADDFLPVLMYVLARSNMTALLLDVEYMMELMDPALQLGEAFYQNQL; translated from the exons ATGCTGTCCCCGGCTGCTGCCACATCGCCTACTGTCATCCCCAATCCTACAACCCCGTCTTCTTTGCTTTCCGACGGttcttcctcaccaccgtctGTAGCATCGGTTCAATTGGTGGACATTTCAGTTACCCCAACGCCAGTAAATCCCCAAAAGTCCACCTCCCCTCCTTTGCCTCTCTCACCTCCTTGCTCAATTCGAAAACCCTCAGGTTCTATACCACCTCCCACCTCTAAACCCTCTGTCCCTCCTCATCACAAAGCAAAGGCTCCTAAGCCCACATGTCCACCTCTCCCAGCACAGCAGCCATCAGCAATCCCCAAATCTTCCTCTAAAGCCCCTCCACGACCAAGCTCCAAACCATTATCACCACCTCTTCAGAGGCCCCCTCCACCATTCACTTCAAAAACTCCTGTGGTACCATCTCCACCTGTCCAAACCCAGAAATCAGCCCATCCCAGCATTAGCATCTTGGAGAAGCTGATCAAGACATGTCCAGTTTGGCTACAACTGGGAATGAACAAGGAAAGAGCTATTCGTATACTCACCAAAGAGCAGCCTGGG ATCTTTTTAGTGCGGAGGGACCTTGGCCAGTCGTTGATGGTAGTATCAGTTCGTCTTCCAGACCAGCAGGGAGCTCCCCAGGTCCAGGATGTGCCTGTGAAAGAAGAAAGGACCA TGTTGTATCTTAAAGGCTCTGTCCTGGTTTTTGACAACATATTTAAACTCATTGCATTCTACTGTGTTAGCAG GGACATTCTACCCTTTACCTTGAAATTACCTCAGGCCATCATCAAGGCGTTTAAATACGAAGACATGGAAGTGATCTCCACACTAGGAGTAG AATTCTGGGGGTCAGAGCTGAATAGTCACATTCGGGAAGATTCGAGTAAATCTGCAGACTGCAGTGTCTCCTCTGGAAATGACCATCTTTGGTATATCAACCCCATCTCTACTGAGGAATACTATAACGGTTTGTCTCCCACTTCTCCTACACCAATGCTGAGGTCACAAAGCATTAACATGCCTGTTCAGGCTCCGCCAAAATTCAAGAGGCCGCCACCGCTACCTCCACGTCCAATTACCATTTCCGAAGATTCACTGATGCAAGTGTCAGCCAAGCCAGCAAGAGAGAAGTTCACGTCAGAGGAGTCTTCACTTCTGTTGCTAAGTTCTCCTTTGCCTGTGGTCCAAAAAGAGGAAGGAAGTCATTGTGGGTATGAAAAGGCAGAGGGAACTCTATTACCCACTGCCGAGGCAGAAACGTCGAACAAACAGGAGGCAGTTTCTCTCAGTGAAACGACTAAACAGGGTAGCTTTGCCATTTCACACAAGAGTCCCCCAGTCCCACTCCGACGCTGGATATCAGATAGCCAACCCACAGGAGAAGCCCAGCTGGAACCTTCAAAGGAACCTGTCTGTGCATCTGTAGCAGCAGAGACCAATGAGGATCCTGGTGCTGCCGTGTCTCTCATATGCCTTGATGACAGTTGCATGGACCAGTGGGTGAGTGGACAGTCTGGACAgtctaaaacaacacaagagGAAGATCTGGGTGATCAGTTGAAAATTTCAAATGGAGATTCCTCTGTGAACATGCTTCCAGCATCTGACATGAAGAAGCCTGGTGCACCAGTGCCACCTCCTAGGAGGAAACGTATATCCACAATCACGATTACCCAAGATACCACCAATATCTCTGAAGGTGTTACCCAAGAGCTCAGCCACATTACTCCACAGCCCGCTGCAATGCTTCATAACCTTGGAATCAATACAGACCACCCCAAAGTTCCGGATGTGTCATTATTTTCCCCCGAAGGAGGTGTTCCCCAGCCAGATCATGACTCCTACTCCACGAGCAGCACAGAGGAAGATGCAGATCCTAGCCCGATGGGTGCCTTTGTAAAAAGGACACCCACTATTATGCTAGACCGTGCTAAGCAACGGCTCTCCATGGTGAACTTCTCCACCGTCTTCACAAGCTTCATGAGTACTGACCGCAAGCTTCAGAAGCGGATTGTGGAACTTGCTAGAGATGGGAGCACATACTTTGGTAACCTGGTACAAGACTACCGTGCCTTTACGCTGGACACTATGAGGAGGCATTCCTCCAGTACAGAGATGCTCCAAGAGATCAGACAAATGATGACACAGCTTAAGAGTTATCTGATCCAAAGCACAGAGCTGCAGAACCTGCAAGAGCCAGCTGCTTATTCGGAGGAGAAACTTG AGATAATCATCGAGGCGTCACTTTATAAGTGTGTTCTGAAGCCCTTAAGAGAGGCAATATATAATGGGCTGAGGGACATCCACTCACGTACAGGCACTCTGAAGATGCTCAAGGAAAATCAGCTGATATTATTGGGCACCACCACCACAGATTTGGGTGTGACCACCTGTGTTCCTGACTCACCTGTCCTGGAGAAAATCCAAGGGAAATTGTCAAGCTTGCATCAGGAATACTCCCCACAGAAGAAAATCGACCTGCTCCTAAAGACTTGCAAGATCATATATGAGTCCATGTCTGTTGGCTGCCCAG GAAAGCCACATGGCGCAGACGACTTCCTGCCTGTACTGATGTACGTATTGGCTCGTAGTAACATGACTGCACTGCTGCTGGATGTGGAGTATATGATGGAACTGATGGACCCTGCTCTACAGCTTGGAGAAG ctttctatcagaaccagctttaa
- the pth2 gene encoding tuberoinfundibular peptide of 39 residues, which yields MGGCCLHFHTMPEEVYNYKFLLLHVLQMVSLTLTPRPALLLIVLSLNTSAFPQPFQRISPSDGQDSIQEQWKVLYPSISLRDWSIQMLSNPDFGGAEPRTEQLPVNEWIPLSQSQMEEKLIKGWPGDWQQRVGNQEKRNIVVADDAAFREKSKLLTAMERQKWLNSYMQKLLVVNSK from the exons ATGGGTGGATGTTGCTTACATTTTCATACCATGCCTGAGGAAGTTTATAACTACAAATTTTTACTCTTACACGTCCTGCAGATGGTGTCTCTAACTCTAACTCCTCGCCCTGCACTTTTACTCATCGTCCTGAGCTTGAACACTTCTGCTTTCCCCCAACCCTTCCAGAG aaTATCCCCTTCAGATGGCCAGGATTCAATACAGGAGCAATGGAAGGTTCTCTATCCTTCCATCTCACTCCGTGACTGGAGCATCCAAATGTTGTCCAACCCAGACTTCGGTGGAGCAGAGCCCAGAACAGAGCAGCTGCCTGTAAATGAGTGGATCCCTCTTAGCCAATCACAGATGGAGGAGAAACTGATAAAGGGATGGCCAGGAGACTGGCAGCAGAGGGTGGGAAACCAGGAAAAGAGAAACATTGTTGTGGCAGATGATGCAGCATTCAGAGAGAAGAGTAAGCTTCTGACAGCCATGGAGAGACAGAAATGGCTGAACTCATACATGCAGAAACTGCTGGTGGTTAACTCAAAATAA
- the tmem121aa gene encoding transmembrane protein 121, whose amino-acid sequence MVLPPPDKQHVCLTTIVIMTSMAVMDAYLVEQNLGPRKIGVCIIVLVGDICFLIVLRYVAVWVGAEVRTAKRGYAMILWFLYIFVLEIKLYFVFQNYKAERQTMETVARKALTLLLSVCVPGLYFVLVALDSMEYMRTFRKKEDMRGRLFWVALDLLDILDIQANLWEPQQTGLPIWAEGLVFFYCYILLLILPCVSLSEISLQVEHMSPQKMMLYPVLSLVAINIVTTLIRGVNMVLFQDSRVSTIFIGKNVVALATKACTFLEYHRQVKEFTPQDPVTIAMEIQQNSVPHDQKLPNPTTSFPEAPSSPREITDT is encoded by the coding sequence ATGGTTTTGCCTCCCCCTGACAAGCAGCATGTATGTTTAACTACTATTGTCATCATGACCAGCATGGCCGTCATGGACGCGTACCTGGTGGAGCAGAACCTGGGTCCACGCAAGATTGGCGTTTGCATCATTGTATTGGTAGGGGACATTTGTTTCCTCATAGTTCTGCGCTATGTTGCTGTTTGGGTAGGGGCTGAGGTGAGGACTGCAAAGCGTGGCTATGCTATGATTCTCTGGTTCCTTTATATCTTTGTTCTGGAGATAAAACTGTACTTTGTTTTTCAAAACTACAAGGCCGAACGCCAGACCATGGAGACCGTCGCGCGGAAAGCTTTGACTCTGCTGCTTTCAGTTTGTGTTCCAGGGCTGTATTTTGTCCTGGTGGCCCTGGACAGCATGGAGTACATGAGAACGTTTCGGAAAAAAGAAGACATGCGGGGCAGATTGTTCTGGGTGGCACTGGACTTGTTGGACATACTGGACATCCAGGCCAACTTGTGGGAGCCACAGCAAACAGGACTGCCCATCTGGGCTGAGGGACTGGTGTTCTTCTATTGTTATATTCTTCTGCTTATTCTTCCATGTGTATCTCTCAGCGAGATCAGTTTGCAGGTAGAGCACATGTCCCCACAGAAGATGATGCTTTACCCTGTCCTCAGCCTTGTTGCCATTAATATTGTTACTACTCTCATCCGTGGGGTCAACATGGTGCTTTTCCAAGATAGCCGAGTCTCCACCATCTTTATCGGTAAGAACGTAGTGGCCTTAGCCACCAAGGCCTGCACATTCCTGGAGTATCATCGGCAGGTTAAGGAGTTCACGCCACAAGACCCTGTAACAATCGCTATGGAGATACAGCAGAACTCAGTTCCACACGATCAGAAGCTGCCGAATCCTACCACTAGCTTTCCAGAAGCGCCATCATCCCCCCGTGAGATCACTGACACGTGA